The Aedes aegypti strain LVP_AGWG chromosome 1, AaegL5.0 Primary Assembly, whole genome shotgun sequence sequence taagcgaacgtcaaacacgatcaaaagtgtcaaggttcatttatggaccctcGGCAGGTGTGCGTCCAGGTGATGAAATGGAGAACGTCCGCAGtgggacaaagcttgcttctcagcttaatattcttatgagcacttccacagctattaactgagagatttttttgccaattgaccatttttgcatgtgcatgtcgtgtggcagatacgaaaaATGCCCTTGGAAGTCGACAAAATTTCcttcctcgactggtgggattcgaacccacgacccttagcttggtcttgctgaaaagctgtgcgtttaccgctacggttatctgggcAAATAAATGACTTTGATCTATTCCTCCAAAACAGACTATTGTATAGAAAATCGTAAAAGTTGCTATTGGATTGTATTAACTTCCATGGTTTAATCACTGATCattgaaaatcatcgaaaaaagacaataatgataaggtaccgtggggtaagtggatacagaaaaatcaatagtcaacttcattgttatgtacagctaacgtaaATAAtgttattcaaactttttttctgtggataacatatgagggactaatatacttcaaatcgtcatttatttcgatttttctgattgttttttattgAGTACGAGAGACTTGAAAATTtccgccaaatgatccacttgcctcacaatggtggggtaagtggatcacgaacaaaaaaaatctgttcttaaAACAATTGAGGTGTAATTTTGTATAGTATGAATGATATTGCTCTCGTTTTTGTTATAAGTGCCAGTAATgatacattttaatacttttaaattaaaaattatctttattaaaacaaaatataatgaaatatctgtatacattagttcacaataattcgaacaaaaaaaaaacattgtaactataACAATCATCCATTTATATACATAAGTTAtatagaagtattgtaggattatttctAACGATGATTTCGataaacactcgtagtttaaaagTATTAGTTACATTTAGTTTTGAATAACAACTAAAatccttttattctatttatgaatatatgtgtctcatctgtctagaacaatttatatggtcaaataaggtactaGTATCGTGCTttcaattgcaaaattaatatattttgctcttttgcaactcagattagataaaccacgaaaagtttcgtgtgaattttgaaattattattcttttatatatttttttataccgcaaaagttaaaaaaaacttttaggtgaataaattcatattgtctatggtcaatttgataaatttaagcTGAGAATCGAAAAAATTAAAGGAAAACAGCATTTGCGGATAtcaattctttttaaaatttttgttagcagtctgccaataaatgataataatacttgatccacttaccctaccccattaaaaagtaggggtaagtgtaccatatacaatatatctgtatttatttataaaaatcccatatttttcattgtgattcattcaattagaactgaaatgctcaccaggtatcgagaaaaataatagtattcgattttagacagagatacgatggatttttgattgatggaaaacaattttaaaattaattattttttgcggCTAACaattttgcttgtgttagtgtacgtgtagtaccagttttgcaatagtatcagtgtgggcgtaagcatataacctaaaacgaagcaatggtgcaaaaacattcaacatattcaagtatttatgcttaatattgacgaatgacccacttaccccactgatacacttcccccacggtaccttaattaTAAAGCTGTATTAAAAAACGTTcgtaatttttacaaattatgttAACTAATAGATTACATGTGCTTTCTCCACCAAAATGTACTTATTCTCTATACGTACCTTAGATAACCGGAGCCACAGCAACACGAAAAAATCTACTTTCTGCCGCAGACCGTTACGAATTCTGTAAAACGTCCAGTAGTTTTCACGCCCAGAATACCTGTTCAAACCCGGGACAACCTTTACTACAACATTGTACTAGTCGATCGAAACTATAACCGAACCCGCAACGAATTTAACCGCCTAGAATGCGGCACACTGGAGCTAACATCAGCCCCTCTCGACAATCAACCAAACATGTTCAAAGCCAGTATCAAAGTGTCGGAATTTACTCTAATTGAAACGGAAGCAGCGGGACGAAGGCGGGCCGAAGTCATTGCAAAGCGCCATTTCATGGACAATATGGGAAAATGGTGCTACCGAATAGTTGTACGCATCGTCTTTAATTTGCCGTGCTTCTTGCGTATTGagtattcatttaaatttattttagcaAGAAAAGAAATCATCACTGATTCACAAAGTAAGCACTGGAGAACGAAAAGCGAACGAATATAAATGCAACCAGATAGATGAGAGCAACCTAGGTTTCAAGATGCTGCAAAGACATGGCTGGGAAGGCGGTGCGTTGGGACCCAACGCGAATGGAATTCTCGAGCCCATTGCTGTTACGAAAGGATTCCATGGATTCAGTCAGGGCCACGACCAACAATTCGTTGAACGAAACAAACAATTTGATTTGGCATACTACCGTCGATTGATCGAAGAGTTCAAACACAACCGCGTTGAGTATGACTTAGTTTTCAGTGCGGAGTTTACAAAGGAAGAACGAGCTCAATTACACCAGTGAGAAGAATGTGGACATCATGGGAATTTAAAACTGTTGTAAGATTACTTTTTATTCTAGGCTTGCTGAGGAGTTCGGAGTGAAATCGAAAAGCTTTGGGAAAAATAATCGGAGGCAGCTGCTACTCTCCGGAAGAAGTATGTCGTTGCATGAAATATTGGATCGAGTACTTATCCAAAAGGATTCAAAAATTCGTGCAATGTACGAAGTTCAACTGCCCAGGGAAATTTCGAATCGAATATCTACTAATAAAAGCGAAAGttagaaattttaataatatgtATAAAAACCATGTATTTACATTGAACAGACTTGTGCTTTGTTAGCTACCCTTTATCAATGTCGATAGGGCCTACAATGTCAAAATATGTTCTTTCTGATGCTTGCCGCTTCCGAcgctttgaacattttttggatttctttttCTTCGGCGATAGAGTTTCACGTCTGATTTTCTTCATTAGCTGTTTGATCATCTTCTCTTTCTGTGCCGTTTCTGAAACATCTGAATCTCGCTCGTCTTGAGGTTCTTCTTTCACACTCAATGTTGCATTGGAACATTGGTTCAATGTCGACTCTCTGTTAGACACCAGCTCTACCGGTTGTTTTGAGTCATATACAGCTCCTTCCTTTACACTCGATTTTAAATTGGAGTGAAACGTCGATTCCGTATCAGAATCTATCGAATATTTTGTATCATGTACGTCACTAAACACATCAGCACCCTGCTGCATTTCATCATGATTTTCGTATTCAGATGCATCTGATGTCCGATGCCATGCGATTGCATTTACAGCTTCTGTACCATGGATTAGATGTTCTATAGGGATTGCCACAATTGGGATTGGAGCCGGATAAAACGTGTCGGTATCATCTATTTCCTGTACTGATTCTTCACTTAGATGTTCTATCGGGGCTGGATTAATGGAGCTTTCCTTTGTTCTGAATGCCTTAATCAATGCATCATTCGATTGCCATACTTCCCGGCATCTGTAGAAATCTTCCAACTTTTTGAGACAATCGCAGCAAACAAAACTATTATAATCCGCTTCGAACTCAAGACGAATGTTTGCAACTTGCTCAACGACCCTGACAACATCATTGTCGTCTACTCGAGGAGATGGGAACACCGGCCTTAGGTTTACATGTTTCCTCAAGCATAGGCGACAAAAAGGGCCACCTTCGCTTGAATAGCTAGTCTCTTCATGGGTTTGTTCAATACCCAAAACAGATTCATTTTTATTCCTGTTGCACTTGGTTTGACTTTTACTCCTGAGCCGCTTAGCTGCTTGTTTTTTCCTGCTTTTTAGGTTTTGATTCGGTATCCAGTCAACATCCCAATGGCAAGCTGCGGCAGCTGGTCGACCTATGGATATATGAAAAAGTGCATTAGTTTTTTCATAAatgtttggaatattttttagcttATCCGCAGTATAGTGCGGTAAAAGTTCGGTCTAGGTGTCTGGTATGTGTGTGGCCTGATACGtagcatgatttttttaaactgcaATTATGAAGCAAATATTAGAAAAAGGCGCCAAAATAGTTGTTTTAGCAACCAGATTGAAGAAAAGATCAAATAACGACTCACGGTTTCAAAAAGAGTGACTAAATgcgatttgaaaataaaaacgtAATCCGTTTGATTTCAGTTCAattatacaattcaaaaaaataaaagaaaaacggGCTATGTCATCTACTGCAGGTTGTTGTTCTAGTCAA is a genomic window containing:
- the LOC5570603 gene encoding uncharacterized protein LOC5570603; translation: MTRPNDDFPRRCCVLGCPTVVYNPHDADRKLFRFARRAKTHSVNSDFNELIERRFWEWINVLGQNPRKAQSLWICSEHFVSGRPAAAACHWDVDWIPNQNLKSRKKQAAKRLRSKSQTKCNRNKNESVLGIEQTHEETSYSSEGGPFCRLCLRKHVNLRPVFPSPRVDDNDVVRVVEQVANIRLEFEADYNSFVCCDCLKKLEDFYRCREVWQSNDALIKAFRTKESSINPAPIEHLSEESVQEIDDTDTFYPAPIPIVAIPIEHLIHGTEAVNAIAWHRTSDASEYENHDEMQQGADVFSDVHDTKYSIDSDTESTFHSNLKSSVKEGAVYDSKQPVELVSNRESTLNQCSNATLSVKEEPQDERDSDVSETAQKEKMIKQLMKKIRRETLSPKKKKSKKCSKRRKRQASERTYFDIVGPIDIDKG